In a genomic window of Gemmatimonadaceae bacterium:
- a CDS encoding carboxypeptidase regulatory-like domain-containing protein, giving the protein MNRSRIALAVTCVMALGTACSGDKPASAAQPAQKREGSVPPRTTVVAAHSQPYRAINVSGGGKIAGTVQFDGAFPADSVIQLSVEQGGCGQSVVDRRVERSGNRVAGAAVWITDIREGRPIPLERRFELENEDCVMVPRLQTVVAGGTLNVISADVVMHRNKIIDVATGEVVGIAPFNDNGQVVPFDQLLKKTAQLEVVDELHPWSKANLLVLDHPYHAVTGKSGDFTIDGIPPGTYRLRAWHPALGVMDQTVTVRSGGQANVVMKLPGNGAPADVSPAPPATPESLRSAAPAR; this is encoded by the coding sequence ATGAATCGCAGCAGAATCGCGCTCGCAGTCACCTGTGTCATGGCGCTCGGCACCGCCTGTTCAGGCGATAAGCCGGCCAGCGCAGCGCAGCCCGCCCAAAAGAGGGAGGGCTCAGTCCCTCCGCGCACGACCGTGGTTGCGGCTCACTCGCAGCCGTACCGCGCTATCAACGTGTCCGGCGGCGGGAAGATCGCGGGAACCGTCCAGTTCGACGGCGCGTTTCCGGCGGACTCGGTCATTCAGCTCAGCGTCGAGCAGGGCGGATGCGGCCAATCCGTTGTGGATCGTCGCGTGGAGAGAAGCGGCAACCGCGTCGCAGGCGCTGCAGTCTGGATCACCGACATCAGGGAAGGCAGGCCGATTCCGCTGGAGCGCCGCTTCGAGCTGGAGAACGAGGACTGTGTGATGGTCCCGCGCCTCCAGACGGTTGTTGCCGGAGGTACACTGAACGTGATCAGCGCGGACGTTGTGATGCACCGCAACAAGATCATCGACGTAGCCACTGGCGAAGTCGTTGGCATTGCTCCGTTCAACGACAACGGCCAGGTGGTGCCGTTCGATCAGCTGCTCAAGAAGACTGCGCAGCTGGAGGTGGTCGACGAGCTTCATCCGTGGAGCAAGGCGAATCTCCTCGTTCTCGATCACCCCTACCATGCGGTGACCGGAAAGTCGGGGGACTTCACGATCGACGGAATCCCTCCGGGCACCTACCGTCTGAGGGCGTGGCACCCGGCTCTCGGAGTGATGGATCAGACAGTGACGGTCCGCTCCGGAGGCCAGGCGAATGTCGTGATGAAGCTGCCCGGGAATGGCGCGCCCGCTGACGTCTCGCCCGCACCGCCTGCGACGCCCGAATCTCTCCGGAGCGCGGCGCCGGCCCGCTAG
- a CDS encoding heme o synthase has protein sequence MTSVAATAQNTLVRDMVMLTKPRIISLLLVTTVAPMYVAGTPTFGLVLVVMVGGYLMAGGANAVNMYLDRDIDDRMARTRLRPIPSGRMSGRSVLAFGIALATAATFLFAVLTNVLTATLALGGFYFYVYVYTRWLKRTTPHNIVIGGAAGAFPPLVGWAAMTGRVDLIAVYLFLIVFYWTPPHFWALALLKQRDYNKAGVPMAPLVWGERETMRQMLAYAVILVAITILPVTFGAFGILYLASAAVLGALFIGGLIRMMRAADWTAPAWWVYKYSLLYLALLFVAMAADRKIHF, from the coding sequence ATGACATCGGTCGCAGCTACTGCGCAGAACACACTCGTGCGCGACATGGTGATGCTCACCAAGCCTCGCATCATCTCATTGCTTCTTGTCACGACCGTCGCACCGATGTATGTCGCAGGCACACCGACCTTCGGACTGGTGCTGGTCGTGATGGTCGGTGGTTATCTCATGGCCGGCGGCGCCAACGCGGTGAACATGTATCTCGACCGCGACATCGACGATCGAATGGCTCGCACTCGACTGCGGCCAATTCCGAGTGGGCGGATGAGCGGCAGGTCTGTCCTCGCCTTCGGGATCGCCCTCGCAACGGCAGCGACGTTTCTCTTTGCCGTGCTGACGAACGTTCTCACAGCGACGCTTGCCCTGGGCGGCTTCTACTTCTACGTCTACGTCTACACGCGGTGGCTCAAGCGAACCACCCCGCACAACATCGTCATCGGGGGTGCTGCCGGGGCGTTTCCACCGCTCGTCGGATGGGCCGCAATGACAGGCAGAGTGGACCTGATTGCGGTGTATCTCTTCCTCATAGTGTTTTACTGGACTCCCCCGCATTTCTGGGCGCTCGCGCTGCTGAAACAGCGCGACTACAACAAGGCCGGCGTGCCGATGGCACCGCTCGTCTGGGGTGAGCGCGAGACGATGCGGCAGATGCTCGCCTACGCGGTGATTCTCGTCGCGATCACCATTCTACCGGTGACGTTCGGAGCATTCGGCATTCTCTACCTCGCCTCCGCCGCCGTCCTCGGTGCACTCTTCATCGGCGGGTTGATCAGAATGATGCGGGCCGCAGATTGGACGGCGCCCGCGTGGTGGGTCTACAAGTATTCGCTTCTTTATCTGGCGCTTCTCTTTGTCGCAATGGCGGCAGACCGCAAGATTCATTTCTGA
- a CDS encoding COX15/CtaA family protein, giving the protein MKSIRRLAYATLAIAYLQIVFGAIVRITGSGLGCGDHWPDCYGSFTPVHRGFALLIEISHRYGAAALSTAILALVLLSVFKRGEPGVGGPGGVLRSSLLAAVLVVLAALVGAATVKLGLNALIVASHLTIAMALLAVLAVTVLRSGGLGAGADMKGATPRTWRSAFIAIVLASLTLVLGALTANLPNAAVACGGFPWCRWVESGGVGLSVQITHRVVAFLLFGHLWGAAVAISKRKEPRVLVLAARIAFGAAILQVLIAAAMVEMHLPTVLRSLHQAAGTFVWLSVCVLAGLARIASPAAATEKRALATAAA; this is encoded by the coding sequence GTGAAGTCCATCCGCCGCCTGGCGTACGCAACGCTTGCCATCGCGTACCTCCAGATCGTCTTCGGAGCAATTGTGCGAATCACCGGCTCGGGACTCGGATGCGGTGACCATTGGCCCGACTGCTACGGCTCCTTTACGCCGGTGCATCGCGGATTTGCGCTTCTGATCGAGATATCCCACCGCTACGGGGCCGCCGCGCTTTCGACCGCCATCCTCGCTCTCGTTCTACTCTCGGTGTTCAAGCGCGGGGAGCCAGGCGTCGGGGGGCCGGGAGGAGTGCTGCGGTCTTCACTGCTTGCGGCGGTCCTCGTGGTTCTCGCGGCACTCGTCGGCGCTGCGACTGTGAAGCTCGGGCTGAACGCTCTCATTGTCGCCAGCCATCTCACTATCGCGATGGCTCTGCTCGCGGTTCTCGCGGTCACCGTGCTCCGCTCCGGCGGCCTCGGCGCCGGAGCCGACATGAAGGGCGCGACTCCGCGAACATGGCGTTCCGCTTTCATTGCGATCGTCCTCGCATCACTGACACTGGTACTCGGAGCGCTGACAGCAAATCTTCCGAACGCCGCGGTCGCTTGCGGGGGCTTCCCGTGGTGCCGCTGGGTGGAAAGCGGAGGCGTCGGACTCTCGGTTCAGATAACACACCGCGTTGTCGCATTTCTGCTCTTCGGTCACTTGTGGGGAGCCGCGGTGGCGATATCAAAACGGAAGGAGCCGCGCGTTCTGGTACTCGCAGCCCGAATAGCGTTCGGCGCAGCGATTCTTCAGGTCCTTATCGCGGCGGCAATGGTTGAAATGCACCTCCCGACAGTTCTGCGCTCGCTTCACCAGGCGGCGGGCACCTTCGTGTGGCTATCGGTCTGCGTGCTTGCGGGACTCGCGCGAATTGCGTCTCCCGCGGCGGCGACTGAGAAGCGGGCCCTGGCGACGGCGGCCGCATGA
- a CDS encoding amino acid permease, protein MSDPFRNTPPLTVADVPQLQDTLATRPRILPRRIGFWTGVAILIGSTIGSGIFRSPAGIADKLPGPLPLLSVWVMGGVFALCGALTLAEAASAYPQTGGVYVFLREAWGRLAAFLFGWSELVMIRAASLGAISTTFSEYLIRVTGNDPLVAPYSGYTHYVAAGAIIVAGATNYIGVRTAGTVQNITTLAKVGGLLFIISFAFVIALPSSGGHYTPAVPPGSFSIGAFGLALVSVLWVYDGWADVSFVAGEVKNPQRNLPRILITGTLVIIVIYALANLAYLAVMPIEEMRQSKLVAADVAQRLMGAAGVAFIATVVMISTFGTLNGTMITGPRVIFAMADDGLLFRSLGRVHPRYKTPSTSIVVITVIAVAFVLVGTFEQLADAFVTAIVPFYALAVASVFVFRKRAGYDPPFRVPLYPLVPAIFILSTIFLLSNAIIDPGSRWQTLGVLGGIVAGIPVYFATVGRRKAAA, encoded by the coding sequence ATGTCCGATCCCTTTCGGAACACGCCTCCGCTTACGGTCGCTGACGTCCCGCAGCTTCAGGACACGCTGGCGACGCGCCCTCGTATACTCCCGCGGAGAATCGGATTCTGGACTGGCGTTGCGATTCTGATCGGCTCGACCATCGGCTCCGGAATCTTCCGCTCGCCCGCAGGAATTGCCGACAAGCTTCCCGGCCCACTGCCGCTCCTCTCGGTCTGGGTGATGGGAGGTGTCTTCGCTCTCTGTGGCGCGCTCACGCTGGCCGAGGCGGCGAGCGCCTATCCGCAGACGGGAGGAGTGTACGTGTTCCTCCGCGAAGCGTGGGGACGACTCGCTGCGTTCCTCTTCGGATGGTCAGAGCTGGTGATGATTCGCGCCGCATCGCTCGGCGCGATCTCCACCACGTTTTCAGAATATCTCATTCGAGTGACTGGCAACGATCCATTGGTCGCTCCATATAGTGGATACACGCACTACGTCGCGGCCGGAGCGATAATCGTGGCGGGTGCGACCAATTACATCGGTGTGCGCACGGCGGGGACGGTTCAGAACATCACGACTCTGGCCAAAGTGGGCGGCCTGCTTTTCATCATCTCGTTCGCGTTCGTCATCGCCCTTCCGTCGAGCGGTGGTCACTACACGCCGGCGGTGCCTCCGGGAAGCTTCTCGATCGGTGCGTTCGGTCTCGCCCTGGTGTCGGTGCTCTGGGTGTACGACGGCTGGGCCGACGTGAGCTTCGTGGCCGGCGAAGTAAAGAATCCCCAGCGGAATCTTCCGCGGATTCTGATCACCGGCACCCTGGTGATCATCGTGATCTATGCTCTGGCGAACCTTGCCTACCTCGCGGTGATGCCGATCGAGGAGATGCGCCAGTCGAAGCTCGTCGCGGCGGATGTTGCCCAGCGTCTGATGGGGGCCGCAGGTGTCGCGTTCATCGCGACGGTGGTGATGATCTCGACCTTCGGGACGCTGAACGGAACGATGATCACCGGCCCGAGGGTTATTTTCGCGATGGCGGATGACGGTCTGCTGTTCCGCTCACTCGGGCGCGTTCATCCCCGGTACAAGACGCCTTCCACTTCGATCGTCGTGATCACGGTGATAGCGGTAGCCTTCGTGCTCGTTGGAACGTTCGAGCAACTTGCCGATGCGTTCGTGACGGCGATCGTTCCGTTCTACGCGCTTGCCGTGGCGTCGGTTTTCGTGTTCAGGAAGCGCGCCGGCTACGATCCGCCATTTCGCGTCCCGCTTTATCCTCTCGTTCCGGCGATTTTCATTCTCTCCACGATTTTCCTCCTGTCGAACGCGATAATCGACCCCGGAAGCAGGTGGCAGACGCTCGGCGTGCTCGGCGGAATTGTGGCTGGAATCCCGGTTTACTTCGCGACTGTCGGACGGCGGAAAGCGGCTGCGTGA
- a CDS encoding carboxypeptidase regulatory-like domain-containing protein — protein sequence MPIRRLKGSIVAIGALLLASLGTDALAQGITTGAISGFVTDSAGNGIVGAQIQISNRATGSSTRTSSREGGRYLVQGLEVGGPYTIVARLIGFNPETRENVTVGLTQNVRADFRLSARATTLATVEVRSAIDVSPSSAGTRTIISDSVLRRIPSLNRNLADFVNIAPQVSSSGPGYSAGGMSNRMNNVQLDGATERDVFGLGTTGQPGAQTNSKSISIDAVKELQILLAPFDVRQGNFGGLLLNVVTKNGTNDVTGTAYTFYRNQNYGRNVPTLRAAPYVNKSYGFTLGGPIVKDRLHFFVAPEWKKESSPISGPYLGQPASATVPFAADSATLLRFENAFRTHNAEPGTPGAVTGENPVSNFFGRLDMRFNESHRAVFHYNYGIGQLPSRLENFRSASAIVYTSNFHDYTQTKHAPVLQLFSSFSNGSFNELFLGYNRVRDRRVPPTQFPQVQITVPRTGGGTASIFAGADASSMVNELDTDTYEITDNYTKPFGNHTVTVGTRNELVKLRNQFLQNSFGVWTFTSLANFETGTAGTFRRAIILRDSGNVYFDALQTALYAQDQWQVSQKFGVTLGLRADISSFLTDIPYFAPIDSAYGRRTDDIPKRSVQFSPRVGWNYDITGNQANIFRGGLGLFVGVPPYVWLENAYINNGLILANLSCGGSVPNPAPKFSVDPNVYNTCADGGGSQPVGTVNFLDESLKFPQPMRLTVGFDKVLRGNVVATVEGLFSKTLNQFFFVNRNLRSTPRGVDLHGRPLYGDTILTNGVARPSLPDAVRVNGGLARFGTAVDLINQSQDFAYNLTAQLRKRYAGNWEGSAAYTYSKARDVQSFASSTHLSNFSFGRTTAGDIFDPYTSISLFDQPHKISMNGTYTFRWLKNFSTDLSASYFGVSGAPHDYIYDRGASTGSGDLNADGTQGNDLIYVPTDARLPSEILFTNSGSGASLVTAVAQAEAFEKFIENSPCLSRQRGQILERNSCRLPFFNNFNVSVRQSVPTLSGQSLSVQFDIFNFGNLLNKNWGKVQITQASTRNNVPILQHSGQTGIDPKTAQSTFNFNVNTKEYVVGDLVSSYWRSQLSVRYSF from the coding sequence ATGCCCATACGACGTTTGAAAGGCAGCATCGTTGCGATCGGCGCTTTGCTTCTCGCTTCACTTGGCACCGACGCCCTCGCGCAGGGGATCACCACAGGCGCTATAAGTGGATTCGTCACCGACAGCGCCGGTAACGGGATCGTAGGCGCCCAGATCCAGATCAGCAACCGCGCGACTGGTTCCAGTACTCGTACAAGCTCACGCGAGGGCGGACGCTACCTGGTGCAGGGCCTCGAAGTCGGCGGTCCTTACACCATTGTTGCCCGGCTGATCGGATTCAATCCCGAGACGCGCGAGAACGTGACTGTCGGGTTAACGCAGAATGTTCGCGCCGATTTTCGGCTCTCTGCGCGGGCGACCACTCTTGCGACGGTCGAAGTGCGCAGCGCCATCGACGTGTCCCCGAGCAGCGCCGGGACCAGGACGATAATCTCGGACTCAGTCCTGCGCCGAATCCCCAGCCTGAACCGCAATCTCGCTGACTTCGTCAACATCGCGCCGCAGGTTTCGTCCTCGGGTCCGGGCTATTCCGCTGGTGGAATGTCGAACCGGATGAACAACGTGCAGCTGGACGGGGCAACCGAGCGAGATGTATTTGGGCTTGGGACCACCGGACAGCCAGGCGCGCAGACCAACTCCAAGTCCATTTCCATCGATGCGGTGAAGGAGCTTCAGATTCTCCTTGCGCCGTTCGATGTGCGTCAGGGCAACTTCGGCGGCTTGCTCCTTAACGTCGTAACAAAAAACGGCACCAATGATGTAACTGGTACCGCTTACACGTTTTATAGAAACCAGAACTACGGCCGAAATGTGCCGACGCTGCGAGCCGCCCCATACGTTAATAAAAGTTACGGCTTCACTCTCGGTGGGCCCATCGTGAAGGACAGGCTCCATTTCTTCGTCGCGCCGGAGTGGAAAAAGGAGTCTTCGCCAATCAGCGGCCCCTACCTAGGGCAGCCGGCCAGCGCGACGGTTCCGTTCGCCGCTGACTCCGCAACCCTCCTCCGATTCGAGAACGCCTTCCGGACGCACAATGCCGAGCCCGGCACGCCTGGGGCTGTCACAGGCGAGAATCCGGTGTCGAACTTTTTTGGGCGTCTCGACATGCGCTTTAACGAAAGTCACCGAGCCGTATTTCATTACAATTACGGCATCGGCCAGCTTCCGTCGCGGCTCGAGAACTTCCGTTCCGCGAGCGCAATCGTGTATACGAGCAACTTTCACGATTACACCCAGACGAAACACGCGCCGGTTCTCCAGCTCTTCTCCAGCTTCTCGAACGGCTCGTTCAACGAGCTGTTTCTGGGTTATAACCGGGTGAGAGATCGTCGCGTTCCGCCCACGCAATTCCCCCAGGTCCAGATCACCGTGCCACGGACGGGTGGTGGAACTGCCTCGATCTTTGCCGGTGCTGACGCGTCCTCCATGGTCAATGAGCTGGACACAGACACTTACGAGATCACGGACAACTACACCAAACCCTTCGGAAACCATACCGTCACCGTCGGTACTCGCAACGAGCTTGTAAAGCTTCGCAACCAGTTCCTGCAGAACTCGTTCGGCGTATGGACCTTCACCAGTCTCGCCAATTTTGAGACCGGCACCGCGGGGACCTTCCGCCGCGCCATCATTCTCCGGGACAGCGGAAACGTGTACTTCGACGCGCTCCAGACCGCGCTCTACGCACAGGACCAGTGGCAGGTAAGCCAGAAGTTCGGGGTGACACTTGGCCTTCGCGCTGACATCAGCAGTTTCCTGACGGACATCCCGTATTTCGCCCCGATCGACAGCGCGTACGGTCGCCGGACGGATGACATCCCAAAACGCTCGGTACAGTTCTCGCCGCGGGTGGGCTGGAACTACGACATTACTGGAAACCAGGCGAATATTTTCCGAGGTGGACTTGGCCTGTTCGTGGGCGTACCTCCGTATGTCTGGCTCGAGAACGCCTACATCAACAACGGCCTGATCCTCGCAAACCTGAGCTGCGGTGGGTCCGTGCCTAACCCCGCTCCCAAGTTCAGTGTTGACCCGAACGTATACAATACCTGCGCGGACGGCGGCGGCAGCCAGCCGGTCGGCACGGTCAACTTCCTCGACGAGAGTCTCAAGTTCCCGCAGCCAATGCGGCTCACCGTTGGATTCGACAAAGTGCTTCGGGGCAACGTGGTGGCAACGGTCGAAGGCCTGTTCTCGAAGACCCTCAACCAGTTCTTCTTCGTCAATCGGAACCTGCGCTCGACTCCGCGGGGAGTCGATCTACACGGCCGCCCCCTCTACGGCGACACCATCCTCACCAATGGGGTAGCGCGCCCGAGCCTTCCGGATGCCGTCCGGGTAAACGGCGGCTTGGCCCGGTTCGGCACGGCGGTAGACCTCATAAATCAGAGCCAAGACTTCGCGTACAACCTCACGGCTCAGTTGCGGAAGCGCTACGCCGGCAACTGGGAGGGGTCAGCTGCCTACACCTACTCGAAGGCTCGTGACGTGCAAAGCTTCGCCTCAAGCACGCACCTCTCCAACTTTTCATTCGGCCGTACAACCGCCGGCGACATTTTCGACCCGTATACGAGCATCAGTCTTTTCGATCAGCCACACAAGATCTCGATGAATGGGACCTACACGTTCCGGTGGCTGAAAAACTTCTCTACAGACCTGTCGGCCAGCTATTTCGGTGTTTCCGGCGCTCCCCACGACTACATCTACGATCGAGGCGCTTCGACGGGTTCCGGCGACCTGAACGCCGACGGCACTCAGGGCAACGACCTGATCTATGTTCCCACCGACGCGCGGTTGCCGAGCGAGATACTGTTCACGAACTCGGGAAGTGGAGCCAGCCTTGTCACCGCTGTTGCTCAGGCGGAAGCATTCGAGAAGTTCATCGAAAATTCCCCGTGTCTGAGCAGGCAACGTGGACAAATACTCGAGCGCAACTCGTGCCGTCTGCCGTTTTTTAACAACTTCAACGTATCCGTCCGGCAGTCAGTTCCAACGCTTTCCGGCCAGAGTTTGTCAGTACAGTTCGATATCTTCAATTTCGGCAATCTGCTCAACAAGAACTGGGGCAAGGTCCAGATTACCCAGGCCAGTACTCGCAACAACGTCCCGATTCTCCAGCACTCCGGGCAGACTGGGATCGATCCGAAGACGGCGCAGAGCACCTTCAACTTCAATGTGAACACCAAGGAATACGTAGTTGGAGACTTGGTATCCAGTTACTGGCGGTCTCAGCTCTCGGTTCGTTACAGCTTCTAG
- a CDS encoding TonB-dependent receptor — protein MKPCPVTFVLKAVLLLAASAVDAQEPAPDSTGDSTVATPPTAADSARTRLPTVTVKAARAAQSTFAIPLAITVVGRERLENRRGYSLDEALQDVPGVVAQSRAGGSDIRLSIRGFGARGAGDRSNAGTSRGVRVLLDGIPETEPDGRTSFDLIDLAAAERLEVVRSNASALWGNAGGGVVSISTVPSFEKFFADLQQIGGSFGLRRSVVRAGTRLGTGSLVATFTNTSQHGWRDRSDSRRFLLNTALTSQLGGSTDFGLFVSAANDLFHIPGPLTMAEALATPRIANATYASRDERRFNRLGRIGMTLEHSFGESSSLSGMLFVNPKVLQRSERNTFRDFNRYHLGGNVVYRGSAAVSPRLRATTLLGVDEAYQNGTILFYSLTPEGTRGTELRDNKGEGALNSGIFAQEELLFNERLGLDLGARYDVIRYDYRSFIDPSLDAVKSFSRLTPKIGVNYRPSSVHSFYASVGGGIEAPAGNETDPASTFGQDTVTAINPLLDAIRSTTFELGTKHALVLAALADATLAYDVAGYWTEVTNDIVPYRGGRFFFTAGKVRRRGVEAGASLVLPAGLELRGNASYSRNRYIEYTVDSVHYGKPGAIADYAGNAVAGVPGTSYFASVAHPLGPVIPLRLELSLRGVGDYFADDANVVRVPDYHTVALTMSTSRLIHLSSQIGLRAFVAVENLTDRRYIGSAFVNPDVVNGVPVAFEPGSPRAFVVSVSLGWR, from the coding sequence ATGAAGCCGTGCCCGGTCACCTTCGTCCTCAAGGCAGTTCTCCTTCTCGCCGCGTCAGCCGTCGACGCTCAGGAGCCGGCGCCCGACTCGACTGGCGACTCCACCGTAGCGACGCCGCCAACCGCTGCCGACTCCGCCCGCACTCGCCTGCCTACAGTTACAGTCAAAGCAGCAAGAGCCGCACAGTCCACCTTCGCCATTCCGCTGGCGATTACGGTCGTAGGGCGTGAGAGGCTCGAGAACCGCCGGGGATACTCTCTCGACGAGGCGCTCCAGGATGTTCCCGGAGTCGTCGCGCAATCGCGCGCCGGCGGAAGCGACATTCGACTTTCGATTCGCGGGTTTGGTGCGCGTGGCGCCGGCGACAGATCCAACGCCGGGACATCTCGCGGCGTACGCGTTCTTCTCGACGGGATCCCCGAGACCGAGCCCGACGGCCGCACGTCGTTCGACCTTATCGATCTTGCCGCCGCCGAGCGCCTGGAGGTGGTGAGATCGAATGCGTCGGCGCTTTGGGGCAATGCCGGTGGAGGCGTAGTCAGTATTTCCACGGTTCCTTCGTTCGAGAAGTTCTTCGCTGATCTACAGCAGATCGGTGGAAGCTTCGGGCTCCGGCGCAGCGTCGTGCGAGCCGGTACGAGGCTCGGCACGGGCTCTCTCGTGGCCACATTTACGAATACCTCGCAGCACGGCTGGCGCGATCGTTCGGACAGCCGCCGCTTCCTTCTCAACACCGCCCTCACTTCACAGCTCGGCGGGAGTACCGACTTCGGCCTTTTCGTCAGCGCGGCGAACGACCTGTTCCATATTCCGGGTCCATTGACGATGGCCGAAGCGCTGGCGACCCCGCGAATCGCAAACGCGACGTACGCCTCGCGCGACGAGCGCCGCTTCAATCGCCTCGGACGCATCGGTATGACGCTCGAGCATTCGTTCGGCGAATCGAGCTCACTGTCGGGAATGCTTTTCGTCAACCCGAAGGTGCTGCAAAGGTCGGAGCGCAACACGTTCCGCGACTTCAACCGCTACCACCTGGGCGGCAACGTCGTTTATCGAGGCTCGGCCGCTGTCTCCCCTCGGTTGCGGGCGACGACATTGCTCGGTGTGGACGAGGCTTATCAGAACGGAACGATCCTGTTTTATTCGCTGACCCCCGAGGGAACGCGGGGCACGGAGCTCCGCGACAACAAGGGGGAGGGTGCGCTCAACAGCGGCATTTTCGCTCAGGAGGAGCTGCTCTTCAACGAGCGCCTGGGACTCGATCTTGGAGCGCGCTACGACGTGATCCGCTATGACTATCGGAGCTTCATCGACCCGTCGCTGGATGCCGTCAAGTCGTTTTCACGCTTGACTCCGAAGATAGGAGTGAACTATCGACCGTCATCCGTGCACAGCTTTTATGCGAGCGTCGGCGGCGGAATCGAGGCGCCGGCGGGGAACGAGACCGACCCCGCTTCGACGTTCGGACAGGACACCGTCACGGCGATAAATCCGCTCCTCGATGCCATTCGTTCAACCACTTTCGAGCTCGGGACAAAGCACGCGCTGGTGCTTGCGGCTCTGGCTGATGCGACGCTCGCGTACGACGTAGCGGGCTACTGGACGGAAGTCACGAACGACATCGTCCCCTATCGCGGTGGCCGTTTCTTTTTCACCGCGGGAAAGGTGAGACGCCGCGGCGTCGAGGCGGGCGCGTCGCTCGTGTTGCCTGCAGGTCTCGAGCTCCGCGGAAACGCGAGTTACTCACGCAACCGCTACATCGAGTACACAGTCGACTCCGTGCACTACGGGAAGCCGGGAGCAATCGCGGACTACGCGGGGAATGCGGTTGCCGGAGTTCCGGGGACTTCGTACTTCGCGAGTGTCGCGCATCCGCTGGGCCCCGTCATACCGCTGAGGCTCGAGTTGTCGCTGCGCGGGGTAGGGGATTACTTCGCCGACGATGCCAACGTCGTTCGTGTCCCCGACTACCATACGGTAGCGCTCACGATGTCGACTAGTCGACTGATCCATCTGAGCAGTCAGATCGGGCTTCGTGCTTTCGTGGCGGTGGAGAATCTCACCGATCGGCGGTACATCGGCTCCGCTTTTGTGAATCCCGATGTAGTGAATGGTGTGCCCGTTGCGTTCGAGCCGGGCTCCCCACGGGCATTCGTCGTGTCAGTTTCGCTCGGGTGGAGATAG
- a CDS encoding GxxExxY protein, with amino-acid sequence MPRLPDGKFKSLTSRIIGAAIEVHRHLGPGLLESTYEDCLEWELKEEGIAVARQVKVPLMYKGRALASSYRLDLLVDQSVIVDVKAVDHVADIHGAQILTYLRLTNIEVGLLINFNSAMVRDGIKRFVLPSIVSRDLEGG; translated from the coding sequence ATGCCGCGACTTCCCGACGGAAAGTTCAAATCCCTTACCTCGAGAATTATCGGTGCGGCGATAGAAGTGCACCGGCACCTCGGACCTGGCCTTCTCGAATCCACATATGAGGATTGCCTCGAGTGGGAGCTGAAGGAAGAAGGGATCGCAGTTGCCAGGCAGGTCAAAGTGCCTTTGATGTACAAAGGAAGAGCCCTGGCCTCGAGCTACCGTCTCGATTTGCTTGTTGATCAAAGCGTCATCGTCGACGTAAAAGCCGTCGACCACGTGGCCGACATCCATGGTGCGCAGATTTTGACGTACCTGCGCCTGACAAATATCGAGGTCGGGCTGCTGATCAATTTCAACTCTGCGATGGTTCGCGACGGGATAAAGCGATTCGTTCTCCCATCGATCGTATCCAGAGATCTCGAAGGTGGGTGA
- a CDS encoding MlaD family protein translates to MKKRDDVLVGLLMALAVMVAIIGSLWLARGGLSKGYALYAKFPWNSGLKQGQPVLLAGVNVGYVDQVELRQDGTVLTTFRVGREYKVPRGTTATVVPNGIFGDMAIALTPKAPNPQSVPEEDTIPVGPSSPGIAQLTVKADSIATSINAITTALQRELIAAGGVTDLRKSLASSNQLVLNMNRLVSDFSRIAAEQNRQLTLTQASLRRATSGVDSAKIDSTLTNVRQTSANMAALAADFRVTSAKLDSIVTKANSGQGSVGLALNDPGAYNDVRALIQHMDSIMVDLKRNPKRYINLSIF, encoded by the coding sequence ATGAAGAAACGAGACGACGTACTCGTTGGACTGCTGATGGCTCTCGCCGTCATGGTCGCAATCATCGGATCACTATGGCTCGCGCGTGGCGGCCTCTCGAAAGGCTACGCCCTCTACGCGAAATTCCCGTGGAATTCAGGGCTCAAGCAGGGACAGCCGGTTCTCCTTGCGGGCGTCAACGTCGGGTACGTCGACCAGGTCGAGCTCAGACAGGATGGAACTGTGCTGACGACGTTTCGGGTCGGCAGAGAGTACAAGGTTCCCAGGGGCACGACGGCGACGGTCGTTCCGAACGGAATATTCGGCGACATGGCCATCGCACTGACACCGAAAGCCCCCAATCCTCAGTCAGTGCCGGAAGAGGACACGATACCGGTAGGACCATCGTCGCCGGGAATCGCGCAGCTCACCGTCAAGGCCGACTCGATAGCGACATCCATCAACGCGATCACGACGGCGCTGCAGCGCGAGCTCATCGCGGCGGGAGGAGTGACGGACCTACGGAAGAGTCTCGCTTCGTCGAATCAGCTGGTGCTGAACATGAACCGGCTGGTATCGGATTTCAGCAGAATCGCCGCGGAGCAGAACCGGCAGCTGACGCTGACACAGGCGTCGCTTCGCCGGGCGACGTCGGGCGTCGATTCCGCGAAGATCGATTCGACTCTGACGAACGTGCGCCAGACGAGCGCGAACATGGCGGCCCTCGCGGCGGACTTCAGGGTGACCAGCGCGAAGCTCGATTCGATCGTGACGAAAGCCAACTCCGGGCAGGGGTCAGTAGGTCTCGCGCTGAACGATCCCGGGGCGTACAACGACGTGCGCGCGCTGATTCAGCACATGGATTCGATAATGGTCGACCTGAAGCGGAATCCGAAGCGCTACATCAACCTCAGCATCTTCTAA